A genomic window from Lycium barbarum isolate Lr01 chromosome 4, ASM1917538v2, whole genome shotgun sequence includes:
- the LOC132634853 gene encoding 1-aminocyclopropane-1-carboxylate synthase-like, translating into MVSISSNNQKQQLLSKIATNDGHGENSAYFDGWKAYANDPFHQTENPNGVIQMGLAENQLCFDLIQEWVVNNPKASICTAEGAEDFKDIAIFQDYHGLPKFRQAVARFMEKVRGDRVTFDPDRIVMSGGATGAHETLAFCLADLGDAFLVPTPYYPGFDRDLRWRTGVQLFPVVCDSSNDFKVTIKALEAAYEKAQESNIKIKGLLINNPSNPLGTILDKDTLRDIVSFINSKNIHLVCDEIYAATVFDQPKFISVSEIVEEMIGCNQDLIHIVYSLSKDLGFPGFRVGIVYSYNDTVVNIARKMSSFGLVSTQTQHLLASMLSDEIFIEKFIAESSERLGKRQGMFTKGLAQVGISTLKSNAGLFFWMDLSRLLKEPTFEAELELWRIIINEVKLNVSPGCSFHCSEPGWFRVCFANMDDETMRTALRRIKNFVLQTKGHNNKATINKQCSRKFSKLQISLSFRRMDDFMNSPAHSPMSSPLVRT; encoded by the exons ATAACCAAAAGCAGCAGCTTCTTTCAAAGATAGCAACTAATGATGGCCATGGAGAGAACTCAGCCTATTTTGATGGTTGGAAGGCTTATGCAAATGACCCTTTTCATCAAACAGAGAATCCTAATGGTGTTATACAGATGGGTCTTGCAGAAAATCAG CTTTGCTTTGATTTAATCCAAGAATGGGTGGTGAATAACCCAAAAGCCTCCATTTGCACAGCTGAAGGAGCTGAAGATTTCAAGGATATTGCTATTTTTCAAGACTATCATGGCTTGCCAAAGTTTAGACAA gCAGTAGCAAGGTTTATGGAGAAAGTAAGAGGAGACAGAGTCACATTTGATCCAGACAGAATAGTGATGAGTGGAGGGGCAACTGGAGCTCATGAAACGCTTGCTTTTTGCCTCGCCGATCTTGGTGATGCATTTTTGGTTCCTACACCATATTATCCTGG ATTTGACAGAGATTTGAGGTGGAGAACTGGTGTGCAACTTTTTCCAGTTGTTTGTGACAGTTCTAATGATTTCAAGGTCACTATCAAAGCCTTAGAAGCTGCATATGAAAAAGCTCAAGAATCCAATATCAAAATAAAGGGCTTACTTATAAACAATCCTTCAAATCCATTAGGCACTATTCTTGACAAGGACACTCTCAGAGACATAGTAAGTTTCATCAATTCGAAGAACATCCACTTAGTATGTGACGAAATCTATGCTGCCACGGTCTTTGATCAGCCTAAATTCATCAGCGTTTCCGAAATAGTAGAGGAAATGATTGGGTGCAACCAAGATTTAATCCACATTGTCTATAGCTTGTCCAAAGATTTGGGATTTCCAGGATTCAGGGTCGGAATTGTTTACTCGTACAATGACACAGTAGTGAACATTGCTAGAAAAATGTCGAGCTTCGGGCTAGTTTCAACACAGACACAACATTTGCTTGCATCAATGTTGTCTGATGAAATTTTCATTGAGAAATTCATTGCTGAGAGTTCGGAAAGGCTCGGAAAAAGGCAAGGGATGTTCACAAAAGGACTTGCACAAGTTGGAATCAGCACATTGAAGAGTAATGCTGGTTTATTTTTCTGGATGGATTTAAGCAGGCTTCTTAAAGAACCAACATTTGAAGCTGAATTAGAACTGTGGAGAATTATTATTAACGAAGTGAAACTTAATGTTTCACCGGGTTGTTCTTTTCATTGCTCTGAACCTGGTTGGTTTAGAGTTTGTTTCGCAAATATGGATGATGAAACTATGAGAACTGCCTTAAGAAGGATTAAGAACTTTGTGCTTCAGACAAAGGGACATAATAATAAAGCTACAATCAATAAACAATGCAGCAGGAAGTTTAGCAAACTTCAAATTAGCTTATCGTTTCGACGCATGGATGATTTCATGAACTCACCAGCTCACTCTCCAATGAGTTCGCCTTTGGTCAGGACTTAA